A portion of the Chromobacterium sp. IIBBL 290-4 genome contains these proteins:
- a CDS encoding DoxX-like family protein produces MKVSRRMVELSLAALWLWSGLQPPLTAWSVSIDMLGRLGLPQAALAPLFLLSCALDVAYAVWIVWRPGVLAWRLQALTVLFYSAAVAVALPENWLHPFAPLVKNLPILAMLLWLGANREEKS; encoded by the coding sequence ATGAAAGTTTCGCGGCGAATGGTGGAGTTGTCGCTGGCCGCGCTGTGGCTGTGGAGCGGCCTGCAGCCGCCGCTGACGGCCTGGAGCGTTTCTATCGATATGCTGGGCCGGCTGGGTTTGCCGCAGGCTGCGCTGGCGCCGCTGTTTCTGCTTTCCTGCGCGCTGGATGTCGCGTACGCGGTCTGGATCGTTTGGCGGCCTGGCGTACTGGCCTGGCGGCTGCAGGCGCTGACCGTGTTGTTTTACAGCGCAGCGGTGGCGGTGGCCTTGCCGGAGAACTGGCTGCATCCGTTCGCGCCGCTGGTGAAGAACTTGCCCATCCTGGCGATGCTGCTGTGGCTGGGCGCCAATCGGGAGGAAAAATCATGA
- a CDS encoding DUF2269 domain-containing protein produces MNAYLIVKTLHILSATLMVGTGLGSAFYMFFANRGGKVAAQAEVARLVVRADWWFTTPAVIFQPLSGLWLAHQAGWPLSQSWIVWALGLFLFSGACWLPVVWLQIRMAGMARDAAEAGQALPARYWRFARIWERLGYPAFCAMLAVYFLMVLKPDWS; encoded by the coding sequence ATGAATGCCTATTTGATCGTCAAGACCCTGCACATTCTGTCCGCCACGCTGATGGTGGGCACCGGACTCGGCTCCGCCTTCTACATGTTCTTCGCCAACCGCGGCGGCAAGGTGGCGGCGCAGGCTGAAGTAGCCCGCTTGGTGGTGCGGGCCGATTGGTGGTTCACTACGCCGGCGGTGATTTTCCAGCCCTTGTCCGGCTTGTGGCTGGCGCATCAGGCAGGCTGGCCTTTGAGCCAGTCCTGGATTGTCTGGGCGCTGGGCTTGTTTTTATTCTCCGGCGCGTGCTGGCTGCCGGTTGTGTGGCTGCAGATCCGGATGGCTGGTATGGCCCGAGATGCGGCGGAGGCCGGCCAGGCGCTGCCGGCGCGCTACTGGCGTTTCGCGCGGATCTGGGAGCGCCTGGGTTATCCGGCCTTCTGCGCGATGCTGGCGGTGTATTTTCTGATGGTATTGAAGCCGGACTGGTCGTGA
- a CDS encoding 2-hydroxycarboxylate transporter family protein produces the protein MHIEETVSNPPAGNGPWSKLMAMRIGPLPLPLYLSLAAIVVAAAIAHRLPNDLIGGLAVMMLSGFLLGELGKRIPVLKHIGGSAILCLFVPSALLGYKLFDPDMLKALTTAMKTANLQYLYIACLVVGSILGMSHKVLVQGFLRMFIPLLVGTLGAVAAGVLVGLLFGYTPWHTFFYIIIPILGGGIGEGILPLSIGYSEMTRIPQAQIVATLIPAVLIGNVVAILLAGLLNFYGKKRPQFSGDGMLVKSGEDRELLAAQHETPINLSLMGAGLLLTCAIFTLGALLAPISGIPGPVLMIIATALIKVSKLMPAQMELGAYQMYKFMTSNLTYAILVGLGTLFVPWNQMLASVTAGYVLLCAVIVTAMVASGFGIGLLLKMYPIESAIVTACHSGLGGTGDVAILSAANRMEMMPFAQISTRIGGASMIVLATLLMKLLH, from the coding sequence ATGCATATAGAGGAAACCGTTAGCAACCCGCCGGCAGGCAATGGGCCATGGAGCAAGCTGATGGCCATGCGCATCGGACCGCTGCCCTTGCCGCTCTATTTGTCGCTCGCCGCCATTGTGGTCGCCGCGGCCATCGCGCATCGCCTGCCGAACGACCTGATCGGCGGCCTGGCCGTCATGATGTTGTCCGGCTTCCTGCTGGGCGAGCTGGGCAAGAGAATTCCCGTGCTCAAGCATATCGGCGGCTCGGCCATTCTCTGCCTGTTTGTCCCCTCGGCATTGCTGGGATACAAGCTGTTCGACCCCGACATGCTGAAGGCCCTGACCACGGCGATGAAAACCGCCAATCTGCAATACCTCTACATTGCCTGTCTGGTGGTCGGCAGCATTCTCGGCATGAGCCACAAGGTTTTGGTGCAGGGCTTTTTGCGGATGTTCATCCCGCTGCTGGTGGGAACGCTGGGCGCCGTCGCCGCCGGCGTGCTTGTCGGCCTATTGTTCGGCTATACCCCTTGGCACACCTTCTTCTATATCATCATTCCCATTTTGGGCGGCGGCATCGGCGAGGGCATCCTGCCGCTTTCCATCGGCTATTCCGAAATGACCCGAATCCCGCAAGCGCAGATTGTCGCCACGCTGATTCCGGCCGTTCTGATCGGCAATGTCGTGGCCATCTTGCTGGCCGGCCTGCTCAACTTTTACGGCAAGAAGCGGCCGCAGTTCAGTGGCGACGGCATGCTGGTCAAAAGCGGCGAGGATCGTGAACTGCTTGCCGCTCAGCATGAGACGCCGATCAATTTAAGCCTGATGGGCGCGGGCCTGCTTCTCACCTGCGCTATTTTTACCTTGGGCGCCCTGCTCGCGCCGATTAGCGGCATACCCGGTCCGGTGTTGATGATCATCGCCACCGCCTTGATCAAGGTGAGCAAGCTCATGCCGGCGCAGATGGAACTGGGCGCCTACCAGATGTACAAGTTCATGACCAGCAATCTGACATACGCCATCCTGGTGGGGCTGGGCACACTGTTTGTGCCGTGGAACCAGATGCTCGCCTCCGTCACCGCTGGATATGTGCTGCTCTGCGCGGTGATTGTTACGGCCATGGTGGCCAGCGGCTTCGGCATCGGCTTGTTGCTGAAGATGTATCCGATTGAGTCGGCGATTGTCACCGCCTGCCATAGCGGCCTGGGCGGCACCGGCGACGTGGCGATTCTGTCGGCCGCCAACCGGATGGAAATGATGCCCTTCGCGCAAATCTCCACCCGTATCGGCGGGGCGTCGATGATCGTTCTGGCCACGCTGCTGATGAAGCTTCTCCACTAG
- the leuD gene encoding 3-isopropylmalate dehydratase small subunit, with the protein MTVQTRIEGMAAPLPLSNLDTDQIMPKQFLRRIDKAGLAEGLLYDMRFGPDGKPRPEFVLNRPEYAAARILVAGPNFGCGSSREHAVWGLRQYGIQAVIAPSFGEIFYSNAMNNSLMLVALAETDVEAILADVSTPENSLVAIDVASMTVRSKSLMASFSLSERHRRMFLEGLDMIGATLAMQDQIHAFAAKHWQQRPWLKDIASMTKNRLA; encoded by the coding sequence ATGACCGTTCAAACCCGAATCGAAGGCATGGCCGCGCCCTTGCCGCTCAGCAATCTGGACACCGACCAGATCATGCCGAAGCAATTCCTGCGCCGCATCGACAAGGCGGGCCTGGCCGAGGGCCTGCTATACGACATGCGCTTCGGCCCGGATGGAAAGCCCCGCCCGGAATTCGTGCTCAATCGGCCGGAATACGCCGCGGCCAGGATCCTGGTCGCCGGCCCCAATTTCGGCTGCGGATCCAGCCGCGAACACGCGGTCTGGGGCCTGCGGCAATACGGCATCCAGGCAGTGATCGCTCCCAGCTTCGGCGAAATTTTCTATTCGAACGCGATGAACAACAGCCTGATGCTGGTGGCGCTGGCCGAGACCGATGTCGAGGCCATTCTGGCCGATGTCTCCACGCCGGAAAACAGCCTGGTCGCGATCGATGTCGCATCCATGACGGTGCGAAGCAAGAGTCTGATGGCGTCTTTCTCGCTGTCAGAACGCCATCGCCGGATGTTCCTCGAAGGCCTGGACATGATAGGCGCGACCTTGGCCATGCAAGACCAGATCCACGCATTCGCGGCCAAGCATTGGCAGCAGCGGCCCTGGCTGAAAGACATCGCCTCCATGACAAAAAACCGTTTGGCGTAA
- the leuC gene encoding 3-isopropylmalate dehydratase large subunit: MTALQTPPQTLYQKLVDTHTVARLDPQNVLLYADLHIMNEYTSPQAFAGLAEAGRTVLQPGQNVSVVDHIIPTHPVAIRIIEEPNSALQASNLKKNCDRHGIPLFDANDRFQGIEHVIAPELGMIRPGMVILCGDSHTTTYGALGALGFGIGTSEVEHVLATQTLVYRLAQTMRIHVAGRLPLGTTAKDLILLIINRIGAHGARGYAVEFCGEAIEALTIEARMTLCNMAVEAGARGALIAPDALTLEYIARHCPDLAGATLDAAKADWRALRSDDGAPFDLELEFQAGDVEPYVTWGTSPDQSIPISGRVPSAALTPEGPERLTMQRALRYTGLAEGAQLEGLPVQRVFIGSCTNARIEDLRAVAEIVRGRSVAPSVRAMIVPGSGEVRRQAEQEGLAQLFIEAGFEWRQPGCSLCLAMNDDVLNPGERCASTTNRNFEGRQGRDAITHLMSPAMAAAAAVAGCITDVRKLGAQA, translated from the coding sequence GTGACCGCATTGCAAACCCCACCCCAAACGCTTTACCAGAAGCTGGTCGACACCCACACGGTAGCGCGTCTGGATCCGCAGAACGTGCTGCTTTACGCCGACCTGCACATCATGAACGAGTACACCAGCCCTCAAGCCTTCGCCGGGCTGGCGGAAGCCGGCCGCACAGTCTTGCAGCCCGGCCAGAACGTATCGGTGGTCGACCACATCATCCCGACCCACCCCGTGGCGATCCGCATCATCGAGGAGCCGAATTCGGCATTGCAGGCCTCGAACCTGAAAAAGAATTGTGACCGCCACGGCATCCCGCTTTTCGACGCCAACGACCGTTTTCAAGGCATAGAACATGTCATCGCGCCGGAGCTGGGCATGATCCGCCCGGGCATGGTCATCCTCTGCGGAGACAGCCACACCACAACCTATGGCGCGCTGGGGGCCTTGGGCTTCGGCATCGGCACCTCCGAAGTCGAACACGTATTGGCGACCCAGACCCTGGTGTATCGCCTCGCGCAAACCATGCGCATCCATGTAGCCGGCCGCTTGCCGCTCGGCACCACCGCCAAGGACCTGATCCTGCTGATCATCAACCGGATCGGCGCGCACGGCGCGCGCGGCTACGCGGTCGAGTTTTGCGGCGAAGCCATTGAAGCGCTGACGATAGAGGCGCGGATGACGCTGTGCAATATGGCGGTCGAGGCCGGCGCGCGCGGCGCGCTCATCGCGCCGGATGCGCTGACGCTGGAATACATCGCCCGCCACTGCCCGGACCTGGCCGGCGCGACGCTGGACGCCGCGAAAGCGGACTGGCGCGCCCTGCGCAGCGACGACGGCGCCCCATTCGACCTTGAGCTCGAATTCCAGGCCGGCGACGTCGAGCCCTATGTGACATGGGGCACCAGCCCCGACCAATCCATTCCGATCAGCGGCCGCGTCCCCTCTGCTGCGTTGACGCCGGAGGGGCCTGAGCGGCTCACCATGCAACGGGCGCTGCGCTATACCGGCCTGGCCGAAGGCGCCCAACTGGAAGGCTTGCCTGTCCAACGCGTCTTCATCGGCTCTTGCACCAATGCCCGCATCGAGGACTTGCGCGCTGTCGCGGAGATCGTGCGCGGACGAAGCGTGGCGCCTTCGGTGCGCGCCATGATCGTGCCGGGCTCAGGCGAAGTGCGCCGCCAGGCCGAACAGGAAGGCCTGGCTCAGCTCTTCATCGAGGCCGGCTTTGAATGGCGTCAACCCGGCTGTTCCCTATGCCTGGCCATGAATGACGACGTGCTCAACCCCGGAGAGCGGTGCGCCTCCACCACCAACCGCAATTTCGAAGGCCGCCAAGGCCGGGATGCGATCACCCACCTGATGAGTCCGGCCATGGCCGCCGCCGCCGCCGTCGCCGGCTGCATCACCGATGTTCGCAAACTGGGAGCCCAAGCATGA
- a CDS encoding LysR family transcriptional regulator → MKYQTVFNLNAKMNSISDVAFFLEVVKAGTLSGAAQELGVSTAAVSRRLANLEARLGIRLLNRTTRRAAVTYEGELYLAEGKKILGELEELEQRLASAQTVPKGLLRVNATFGFGRQFIAPAIADFVELYPDVEVQLSLSDRPVNLIEEGFDVCIRFGELPDARITSRKIASNRRLLCASPAYLERFGAPVSPMDLQRHRCIVIRESDETYGAWHLHSGNTQANVKVRGTVSTNDGEVAVSWALRGLGILLRSEWNVAPYLRSGRLREVLGDWRFPAADIHAVYPMKSNLSAKVRAFVSHLDKHFEPYRSGVGEKGGW, encoded by the coding sequence TTGAAATATCAAACTGTTTTTAACTTGAACGCAAAAATGAATTCCATATCCGACGTCGCTTTTTTCCTGGAAGTGGTGAAGGCGGGCACGCTGTCCGGCGCGGCGCAAGAGCTGGGCGTATCCACCGCCGCCGTCAGCCGGCGTTTGGCCAATCTGGAGGCGCGGCTCGGCATCCGGCTGTTGAACCGCACGACGAGACGGGCGGCCGTCACGTATGAAGGCGAGCTGTATCTGGCGGAGGGGAAAAAGATTCTTGGGGAACTGGAGGAACTGGAGCAAAGGCTGGCCAGCGCGCAGACCGTCCCGAAGGGGCTGTTGCGCGTCAATGCGACCTTCGGCTTCGGCCGGCAATTCATCGCCCCGGCCATCGCGGACTTCGTCGAGCTTTATCCCGATGTCGAAGTCCAGTTATCCCTGTCTGACCGCCCGGTCAATCTGATCGAGGAGGGCTTCGATGTCTGCATCCGTTTCGGCGAACTGCCCGACGCTCGCATCACCTCGAGGAAGATCGCCAGCAATCGCCGCCTGTTATGCGCATCACCGGCCTATCTGGAACGTTTCGGCGCGCCTGTCTCCCCGATGGATCTGCAGCGCCACCGCTGCATCGTGATCCGGGAAAGCGACGAAACCTATGGCGCGTGGCACCTTCATTCAGGAAATACGCAAGCCAATGTGAAGGTCCGCGGGACGGTCTCGACCAATGATGGCGAGGTCGCAGTCAGCTGGGCATTGCGGGGGCTGGGGATATTGCTGCGCTCGGAGTGGAATGTCGCGCCTTACCTGCGCTCGGGCCGATTGCGCGAAGTGCTCGGCGACTGGCGATTTCCGGCGGCCGACATTCACGCGGTCTATCCGATGAAGAGCAACCTGTCGGCGAAAGTGCGGGCCTTCGTCAGCCATCTGGATAAGCATTTTGAGCCCTATCGCTCAGGAGTGGGTGAAAAGGGTGGTTGGTAG
- a CDS encoding calcium-binding protein, with protein MSKSNNTSVSPLVIIGGQNGVMNAGSEQDFFVLNAGCGLMVLNEMTHKLSQNTVDTVKLGSGFNASQTKIIRDLSNNLILDFGNGDQLKLTAYFDSALSKPLISFADGSSWDYAAIANQLVFADTSSGSQYLYGLSGVDNRIVGGEADTLTAGAGNDTLTAGHHNTLIAGIGRDTFVLNRGCGPTVLNESSKLSQNTVDVVALGAGFSASQTKIIRDPSSNLILDFGNGDQLTVRNYFSNPNVTRPLINFADGVSWDFPAIANQLVFVDTSSGSQYLYGLPGVDNRIVGGEADTLTAGAGNDTLTAGHNNNLIAGTGRDTFVLNRGCGLTVLNESSKLSQNTVDVVALGAGISASQTKIIRDPSSNLILDFGNGDQLTVRNYFSNPNVTRPLINFADGVSWDFPAIANQLVFTDTSSGSQYLYGLPGVDNRIVGGEADTLTAGAGNDTLTAGHNNNLIAGTGRDTFVLNRGCGLTVLNESSKLSQNTVDVVALGAGISASQTKIIRDPSSNLILDFGNGDQLTVRNYFSNPNITRPLINFANGVSWDFSAIANQLVFTDTSSGSQYLYGLPGVDNRIVGGEADTLTAGAGNDTLTAGHNNNLIAGTGRDTFVLNRGCGQTVLNEAVKLSQNTVDVVKLGAGISAGQTKIIRDPSSNLILDFGNGDQLTVRNYFSNPNNIRPLIHFADGTNWDFAFITNQPPNINPGPTFVAGSNSMLIADANQDTFILNRGCGLTMLNESAKSNLGPIDVVKLGAGISASQTRVIRDLSNSLILDFGNGDQLTVPRYFNNPNANPIARPVFIFTDGSNWDFPAIANQLVFTDTGSGNQLSGLKGVDNRMVGAAGDTLTAGDGKDTLTAGLNNTLHAGSGQDTFVLNRGCGQTMLYESSKMNLGPVDVVKLGTGIRASQTKIIRDLSDNLVLDFGNGDQLTVYRYFGDPNANSSSRPLFSFADGSSWDFLAVTNQLVFTDTSSGNHYLYGLRGVDNRIVGAAGDTLTAGDGKDTLTASLNNTLHAGSGQDTFVLNRGCGQTMLYESSKMNLGPVDVVKLGTGISASQTKIIRDLSNNLILDFGNGDQLTVYRYFGDPNANSSSRPLFSFADGSSWDFLAVANQLVFTDTGSGNQLSGLKGVDNRIVGAAGDTLTAGDGKDTLTASLNNTLHAGSGQDTFVLNRGCGQTMLYESSKMNLGPVDVVKLGTGISASQTKIIRDLSNNLILDFGNGDQLTVYRYFGDPNANSSSRPLFSFTDGSSWDFLAVANQLVFTDTGSGNQVSGLHGVDNRMVGAAGDTLTAGDGKDTLTAGLNNTLHAGSGQDTFVLNRGCGQTMLYESSKMNLGPVDVVKLGTGISASQTKIIRDLSDNLVLDFGNGDQLTVYRYFGDPNANSSSRPLFSFADGSSWDFLAVANQLVFTDTSSGNHYLYGLRGVDNRIVGAAGDTLTAGDGNDVLTAGRNNTLNTGAGRNTFVINPGCGQTVLNAFAKSNSSPVDTVKLGAGINASQTKIIRDLSDNLVLDFGNGDQLTINGYFSNPNYRPLFSFADGRSWDFPAVANQLVFTDASSGNHYLYGLQGVDNRMVGAAGDTLTAGDGMDTLTAGLNNTLNAGAGQDTFVLRAGTGVVTVNDSGAKRDANSRDVLQFADATPDHLWFKYVNGSLEIDVLGTTDAVMVTGWQSSVSPHIGSIQAGGVTLASSDVDKLVHAMAAFSAPPGGVHALPQDQQAQLQPILSASWH; from the coding sequence ATGTCGAAATCAAATAATACTTCTGTTAGCCCCTTGGTCATTATTGGCGGGCAGAACGGCGTGATGAACGCTGGCAGCGAGCAAGATTTTTTTGTTCTGAATGCAGGCTGCGGTTTGATGGTGCTGAATGAAATGACCCATAAACTCAGCCAAAACACGGTAGATACGGTGAAACTGGGCTCCGGGTTCAACGCCAGCCAAACCAAGATCATACGCGACTTGTCGAATAATCTGATATTGGATTTCGGCAATGGCGACCAATTGAAACTGACTGCTTATTTTGATTCGGCCTTGTCCAAGCCGTTGATCAGCTTTGCCGATGGCAGCAGTTGGGATTATGCGGCCATCGCCAATCAGCTGGTGTTTGCCGACACCAGCAGCGGCAGCCAGTACCTGTATGGCTTGTCGGGAGTGGACAACCGCATCGTGGGCGGAGAGGCCGACACGCTGACGGCGGGAGCCGGCAACGATACCTTGACCGCGGGCCACCACAATACCCTGATCGCCGGCATCGGCCGCGACACCTTCGTGCTCAATCGGGGCTGCGGCCCGACCGTGCTGAACGAGTCCTCCAAACTCAGCCAGAACACGGTGGACGTGGTGGCGTTGGGCGCGGGCTTCAGCGCCAGCCAGACCAAGATCATCCGCGACCCGTCGAGCAATCTGATACTGGACTTCGGCAATGGCGACCAATTGACAGTCAGAAACTACTTCAGCAATCCGAATGTCACCCGGCCGCTGATTAATTTCGCCGACGGTGTCAGTTGGGACTTTCCGGCCATCGCCAATCAGCTGGTGTTTGTCGACACCAGCAGCGGCAGCCAGTACCTGTATGGCTTGCCTGGCGTGGACAACCGCATTGTGGGTGGGGAGGCCGACACGCTGACGGCGGGAGCCGGCAACGATACCTTGACCGCGGGCCACAACAATAACCTGATCGCGGGTACCGGACGAGACACCTTCGTGCTCAATCGGGGCTGCGGGCTGACAGTGCTGAATGAGTCCTCCAAACTCAGCCAGAACACGGTGGACGTGGTGGCGTTGGGCGCGGGCATCAGCGCCAGTCAGACTAAAATCATCCGCGACCCGTCGAGCAATCTGATACTGGACTTCGGCAACGGCGATCAACTGACCGTCAGAAACTACTTCAGCAACCCGAATGTCACCCGGCCGCTGATTAATTTCGCCGACGGCGTCAGCTGGGACTTCCCGGCCATCGCCAATCAACTGGTGTTTACCGACACCAGCAGCGGCAGCCAGTACCTGTATGGCTTGCCTGGCGTGGACAACCGCATTGTGGGTGGGGAGGCCGATACCCTGACTGCGGGAGCCGGCAACGATACCTTGACCGCGGGCCACAACAATAACCTGATCGCGGGTACCGGACGAGACACCTTCGTGCTCAATCGGGGCTGCGGGCTGACAGTGCTGAATGAGTCCTCCAAACTCAGCCAGAACACGGTGGACGTGGTGGCGTTGGGCGCGGGCATCAGCGCCAGTCAGACTAAAATCATCCGCGACCCGTCGAGCAATCTGATACTGGACTTCGGCAATGGCGACCAATTGACCGTCAGAAACTACTTCAGCAATCCGAATATCACCCGGCCGCTGATCAATTTCGCCAACGGCGTCAGCTGGGATTTTTCGGCCATCGCCAATCAGCTGGTGTTTACCGACACCAGCAGCGGCAGCCAGTACCTGTATGGCTTGCCTGGCGTGGACAACCGCATTGTGGGTGGGGAGGCCGATACCCTGACTGCGGGAGCCGGCAACGATACCTTGACCGCGGGCCACAACAATAACCTGATCGCGGGTACCGGGCGAGACACTTTTGTGCTCAATCGGGGCTGTGGACAGACCGTGCTGAACGAGGCCGTCAAACTCAGCCAGAACACGGTGGACGTGGTGAAATTGGGCGCGGGCATCAGCGCCGGCCAGACCAAGATCATCCGAGACCCGTCGAGCAATCTGATACTGGACTTCGGCAACGGCGATCAACTGACCGTCAGAAACTACTTCAGCAATCCGAACAACATCCGGCCGCTGATCCATTTCGCCGACGGCACCAACTGGGACTTTGCGTTCATCACCAATCAACCGCCGAATATTAATCCGGGCCCGACATTTGTTGCTGGTTCAAACAGCATGTTGATTGCGGATGCCAATCAGGATACTTTCATTTTGAACCGGGGTTGCGGGCTGACGATGCTGAATGAGTCAGCCAAATCCAACCTGGGCCCGATTGATGTGGTGAAGCTGGGCGCAGGCATCAGCGCCAGCCAGACCAGGGTCATCCGCGATTTGTCGAATAGTCTTATTCTGGATTTCGGCAACGGCGACCAGTTAACTGTTCCCCGCTACTTCAATAACCCTAATGCCAACCCTATCGCCCGGCCCGTGTTTATTTTCACGGACGGTAGCAACTGGGACTTCCCGGCGATAGCCAATCAACTGGTGTTCACCGATACCGGCAGCGGCAATCAATTGAGCGGTTTGAAAGGCGTGGACAACCGCATGGTGGGCGCGGCCGGCGATACGCTGACGGCGGGCGACGGCAAGGATACATTGACAGCGGGCTTGAACAATACGCTGCACGCGGGCTCCGGGCAGGATACCTTTGTGCTCAATCGCGGCTGCGGCCAGACGATGTTGTATGAGTCTTCCAAAATGAACCTGGGCCCGGTGGATGTGGTGAAGCTGGGGACGGGCATCCGCGCCAGCCAGACCAAGATCATTCGAGACCTGTCGGATAATCTGGTACTGGACTTCGGCAACGGCGACCAATTGACCGTTTATCGCTATTTTGGCGATCCAAATGCCAATTCCAGCTCCAGGCCGCTGTTCAGCTTCGCAGACGGTAGCAGCTGGGATTTTCTGGCCGTCACCAATCAACTGGTGTTCACCGATACCAGCAGCGGCAATCATTATCTGTACGGTTTGCGGGGCGTGGACAACCGCATCGTGGGCGCGGCCGGCGATACGCTGACGGCGGGCGACGGCAAGGATACGCTGACAGCGAGCTTGAACAATACGCTGCACGCGGGCTCCGGGCAGGATACCTTTGTGCTCAATCGAGGCTGCGGACAGACGATGTTGTATGAGTCTTCCAAAATGAACCTGGGCCCGGTGGATGTGGTGAAGCTGGGGACGGGCATCAGCGCCAGCCAGACCAAGATCATTCGAGACCTGTCGAATAATTTGATACTGGACTTCGGCAACGGCGACCAATTGACCGTTTATCGCTATTTTGGCGATCCAAATGCCAATTCCAGCTCCAGGCCGCTGTTCAGCTTCGCAGACGGCAGCAGCTGGGATTTTCTGGCCGTCGCCAATCAACTGGTGTTCACCGATACCGGCAGCGGCAATCAATTGAGCGGTTTGAAAGGCGTGGACAACCGCATCGTGGGCGCGGCCGGCGATACGCTGACGGCGGGCGACGGCAAGGATACGCTGACAGCGAGCTTGAACAATACGCTGCACGCGGGCTCCGGGCAGGATACCTTTGTGCTCAATCGAGGCTGCGGACAGACGATGTTGTATGAGTCTTCCAAAATGAACCTGGGCCCGGTGGATGTGGTGAAGCTGGGGACGGGCATCAGCGCCAGCCAGACCAAGATCATTCGAGACCTGTCGAATAATTTGATACTGGACTTCGGCAACGGCGACCAATTGACCGTTTATCGCTATTTTGGCGATCCAAATGCCAATTCCAGCTCCAGGCCGCTGTTCAGCTTCACCGACGGCAGCAGCTGGGATTTTCTGGCTGTCGCTAATCAACTGGTGTTCACCGATACCGGCAGCGGCAATCAAGTGAGCGGTTTGCATGGCGTGGACAACCGCATGGTGGGTGCGGCCGGCGATACGCTGACGGCGGGCGACGGCAAGGATACGCTGACAGCGGGCTTGAACAATACGCTGCACGCGGGCTCCGGGCAGGATACCTTTGTGCTCAATCGAGGCTGCGGACAGACGATGTTATATGAGTCTTCCAAAATGAACCTGGGCCCGGTGGATGTGGTGAAGCTGGGGACGGGCATTAGCGCCAGCCAGACCAAGATCATTCGAGACCTGTCGGATAATCTGGTACTGGACTTCGGCAACGGCGACCAATTGACCGTTTATCGCTATTTTGGCGATCCAAATGCCAATTCCAGCTCCAGGCCGCTGTTCAGCTTCGCAGACGGTAGCAGCTGGGATTTTCTGGCCGTCGCCAATCAACTGGTGTTCACCGATACCAGCAGCGGCAATCATTATCTGTACGGTTTGCGGGGCGTGGACAACCGCATCGTGGGCGCGGCCGGCGACACGCTGACAGCCGGCGATGGCAACGATGTTCTGACCGCGGGCCGCAACAATACCTTGAACACCGGCGCGGGGCGGAATACGTTTGTGATCAATCCGGGCTGCGGGCAGACTGTGCTTAATGCATTCGCCAAGTCCAACTCCAGCCCGGTGGATACGGTGAAGCTGGGCGCTGGCATCAATGCCAGCCAGACCAAGATCATTCGAGACCTGTCGGATAATCTGGTGCTGGACTTCGGCAATGGCGACCAACTGACCATCAATGGTTACTTCAGCAATCCTAACTACCGGCCGTTGTTCAGTTTCGCCGATGGCCGCAGCTGGGACTTTCCTGCCGTCGCCAATCAACTGGTATTCACCGATGCCAGCAGCGGCAATCATTACCTGTACGGCTTGCAGGGGGTAGACAACCGCATGGTGGGCGCGGCAGGCGATACGCTGACGGCCGGAGACGGCATGGATACGCTGACGGCGGGTTTGAACAATACGCTGAATGCGGGGGCGGGGCAGGACACCTTTGTGCTGCGCGCCGGGACGGGCGTAGTCACGGTGAATGACAGCGGCGCAAAGCGGGATGCGAATAGCCGCGATGTGTTGCAGTTCGCGGATGCGACGCCTGACCATCTATGGTTCAAGTATGTCAATGGCTCGCTTGAAATCGATGTCTTGGGCACGACGGATGCTGTCATGGTGACAGGCTGGCAAAGCAGCGTCAGCCCGCATATCGGCTCCATCCAGGCGGGAGGAGTGACGCTTGCCTCTTCTGATGTCGATAAGCTGGTGCATGCCATGGCGGCGTTCTCTGCGCCGCCTGGGGGCGTGCATGCCTTGCCGCAGGATCAACAAGCCCAACTGCAACCGATATTGAGCGCGAGCTGGCATTAA
- a CDS encoding AlpA family transcriptional regulator has protein sequence MNLKNVTAPIQNKTNRPWHGKGPVKGDRYLRRDVVLERVGVTKTTLYTWMASDDFPPSIALGGGSVGFLESHIEMWIAWRFACAGLRGDAA, from the coding sequence ATGAACCTCAAAAACGTAACTGCACCCATCCAGAACAAAACCAATCGCCCCTGGCATGGCAAAGGCCCGGTCAAAGGCGACCGCTATTTGCGCCGCGACGTCGTGCTGGAGCGCGTGGGCGTCACCAAGACCACGCTTTACACTTGGATGGCCTCCGACGACTTCCCGCCTTCCATCGCCCTGGGCGGCGGCTCGGTTGGGTTTCTGGAGTCGCATATCGAAATGTGGATTGCCTGGCGCTTTGCCTGCGCCGGCCTAAGGGGTGATGCGGCATAA